A DNA window from Actinomycetota bacterium contains the following coding sequences:
- the rfbB gene encoding dTDP-glucose 4,6-dehydratase, giving the protein MKLLVTGGAGFIGSNFVRLILNKYPDYEVINLDALTYAGNLDNLKDVEQNDNYRFVQGDIRDEDVVDKVMKGVDAVVNFAAESHVDRSIGGPADFIQTDVYGTFVLLEAARQHGVGRYLQISTDEVYGSIKEGSFVETDRLEPSSPYSASKAGGDMQVMAYHTTYGLPTIITRSSNNFGPFQYPEKIIPLFITNLVEGKKVPLYGDGLNVRDWVYVTDNCEGLDAVLHKGEVGEIYNIGGGNERSNIFITNRILEMLGKGEEMIEPVADRLGHDFRYSIDCSKANALGWTPAHNFEDALKETVDWYLNNEWWWKKIKSGEFEAYYREQYEKKA; this is encoded by the coding sequence TTGAAGTTACTGGTAACCGGAGGCGCCGGATTCATCGGCAGCAACTTCGTCCGGCTGATCCTGAACAAATATCCTGATTACGAGGTCATCAACCTCGATGCCCTGACCTACGCGGGCAACCTCGACAACCTCAAGGATGTCGAGCAGAACGACAACTACCGCTTTGTGCAGGGTGACATCCGCGACGAGGACGTAGTCGACAAGGTGATGAAGGGTGTCGATGCGGTAGTCAATTTCGCCGCCGAATCCCATGTTGACCGCTCCATCGGCGGACCGGCTGATTTCATCCAGACCGACGTCTACGGGACTTTCGTGCTGCTGGAAGCGGCGCGCCAGCATGGAGTCGGCCGCTACCTGCAGATCAGCACCGACGAGGTCTATGGCTCGATCAAGGAAGGCTCCTTCGTTGAGACCGACCGGCTTGAGCCCAGCAGCCCCTATTCCGCCAGCAAGGCCGGCGGCGACATGCAGGTCATGGCTTACCACACCACTTACGGGCTGCCGACCATCATCACCCGCAGCTCCAACAACTTTGGGCCGTTCCAGTATCCCGAGAAGATCATCCCGCTGTTCATCACCAACCTGGTGGAGGGCAAGAAGGTGCCGCTCTACGGCGACGGCCTCAACGTGCGTGACTGGGTCTATGTCACCGACAACTGTGAGGGACTCGACGCCGTGCTGCACAAGGGCGAGGTCGGCGAGATCTACAACATCGGCGGCGGCAACGAGCGCAGCAACATCTTCATCACCAACAGGATCCTGGAGATGTTGGGCAAGGGCGAGGAGATGATCGAGCCCGTGGCCGACCGCCTGGGGCACGACTTCCGCTATTCCATCGACTGCTCCAAGGCGAATGCGCTTGGCTGGACGCCGGCGCATAATTTCGAGGATGCGCTGAAGGAGACCGTCGACTGGTATCTCAATAACGAGTGGTGGTGGAAGAAGATAAAGTCGGGGGAATTTGAGGCTTATTACCGTGAGCAGTACGAGAAGAAAGCCTGA